One stretch of Bacillota bacterium DNA includes these proteins:
- a CDS encoding putative hydro-lyase, which translates to MASRSGAAWRELFRAGHEVATTAGLAPGLAQANLVILRKELAYDFLLFCQRNPKPCPILEVTELGCYEAKETAPGSDLRTDLPKYRVYRYGELIDEPTDISKYWQNDFVSFLLGCSFTFESALQEAGIEVRHITMQRNVPMYITNRPCQTAGIMQGPLVVSMRPMLPSMVAKAVQVTSRYHAVHGAPVHIGDPLSLGIVDLSKPDMGEAVDVLPGEIPVFWACGCTPQAVIMRAKPQLVITHAPGHMFITDWQDRDLLTY; encoded by the coding sequence ATGGCGAGCAGGAGTGGAGCAGCATGGCGTGAGCTGTTTCGTGCGGGGCATGAGGTGGCAACTACAGCTGGTCTCGCCCCTGGCTTGGCACAAGCTAACTTGGTCATACTGAGAAAAGAGTTGGCCTATGATTTTCTGCTTTTTTGCCAGCGCAATCCAAAGCCTTGTCCCATCCTCGAAGTAACCGAATTGGGCTGCTATGAGGCGAAAGAGACTGCCCCTGGCTCAGACTTGCGGACCGACCTGCCCAAGTATAGAGTTTATCGGTATGGTGAACTAATTGATGAGCCGACTGATATCAGTAAGTACTGGCAAAACGACTTTGTCAGCTTCCTTCTGGGCTGCAGCTTTACGTTTGAGTCAGCCCTGCAGGAAGCGGGCATCGAAGTTAGACATATCACTATGCAGCGCAACGTGCCTATGTATATTACCAATAGACCGTGCCAAACGGCAGGCATTATGCAGGGTCCACTGGTAGTGAGTATGCGCCCCATGTTACCGAGTATGGTAGCTAAGGCGGTGCAAGTAACTTCGCGTTACCACGCTGTGCACGGGGCCCCCGTGCATATTGGTGACCCGCTTAGCTTAGGCATCGTAGACCTGTCAAAGCCCGATATGGGTGAGGCGGTTGATGTTTTACCCGGTGAGATCCCTGTGTTCTGGGCTTGCGGGTGCACACCGCAAGCTGTAATAATGCGTGCTAAACCACAGCTAGTTATAACTCACGCGCCCGGGCACATGTTTATTACGGATTGGCAGGACAGAGATCTGTTAACTTACTAG